The uncultured Desulfatiglans sp. DNA window TTTCCTTGTCCTGGGCCGATACGACGCGGATGATGTCGTTTTCCCACTTCCAGCCCAACCCATGCGTGGCAAGGATCCCGGTGAAGACCTGGCTCCAGGGGGTGTTCTCGACATTGATGCTGATTTCACCCTTGACGCTTTCACTCAGCATGATGTTTTGCCCGGCGGCGCGGGCGAGGGCTCGCAGCACGGCCGGCACGGAGGCGTTGTGCATCCGGAGGCTGACCTTCTGGGTCGGAAACGGCTTTTGGCAGATTCGGGCTTTGGGCTGCGGCTGAATCGGGGGAAGGGTGTCCGGCTTGGATGCCGCGGGGGCGGGCAGGGCCTGGGAGCGGGCCTGATTCGTCTCGGCCATCTCCTTCCACTTTCGGTATTCAGAGTCGAGCGGGGAGGGCGGGGTCACCGCCTTCTCGCCGCATCCGGCGGCAAACAGAATCAGGATCAATCCAGCGGTGAGGCGGGCCCAGGGGCGGATCAACCGCAACGATTCGCGTAGGTTCGACATGTGTTTCATCCTCTCCTGATCGATGCCGGGAACGAACCTCGAAGGTGGCCGGAACGCCGGGCTGTTGTTACTCTTCCAGCTGAAGCACGAAGCGCTGGCCGTCTGTCTTCCGAACCAGAACGACGCTGGTTCGATGGATTTCCTCGAGCCTGTAGTCACCCGGATCGATCCACTCACCCTTCTGGTATTCGAAGTCATCGATGATCGCCAGGCGCGTGTCCCCGAGTTCCACAAAGCCCGAATACATGAGCCCCAAGTCCTCCGCACTCTCCGAACCCGCTGCTTCCTCCTTGTGGAGGAAGGTCTGCAGGGCATAGTCCTGGTCCCAGAATGGGTCCGGGGCCCATTCGAGGGTGGCGGTCTTGGCGATCTGTTGGACCTTTTCCTGTTCGGGGCTCTTGCGAAGGTTTTTGGCCATATCTGTGACGAACGCGTTCAGGTCGACGTTCGCCTCAGCGGGGGGCGCACCCCTCGGTGAGGCTGCCTTGCCGCCGGAGAAAAAAATCTCATAGGCACCGTAGGCAAGCACGAGCGCCATGATGATCACGAGGGTTATCTCCCGTTTGGCCAATTGAATCACCCCTCCACTTTCTGGGTCTTCGTCAGGATGACCAGGGTCAGGTTGAAGAGCTTCTCCTTGCCGGCCGAAAGAATTTGCAGCTGTTCGATCTTTTCGACGCAGCCCAGGGCATAAATCTGGATCAGAAAATCCCGCAGATTCGACCAGCCGCCCAGGAACCTAAGGCTCAGAGGCATCCGCTCACCTGTGCCGGGGCTGCCCGGTTCGGGGCGGATGGTCTGCATCTCCATTCCGTGTCCGCGGGCGATGGCATCGATCTGCACCATGAGGCCCTCCAACTCCTCCAATGCGAGCGGAGAAGGTTCCGGGAGAGGGAAAGGCGGGTCGCCGATTTCCCGCAGTTCCTTCAGCAGGTTTTGAAAGAGGGGGCCGAGCGTGTCTTGTTCGGCGATTTCCGCTTCCAGTCCGGCAATGTGCGCTTCCGCTTTGCGCAACGCCTCATGAGAAGGGTAGACGGCCAGGAGAAACAGCAGGGCCACCCCCGCACCGCACAGGATGAGATAGCGGATGCTCTGTCCGGGTATTAGGTCAAAGGCTTTTCGGTCCATAGACGGTCATCCGCAGCACAAAATGGGTTTGCTCCGCCCCGCTGTCCACGAAACGGCGGGTCTGTTTTTCGACAACAGGGTTTCCGAAGAGGGGCGATGTTTCCAGCGCCGCCAGGTAGGCGCTCAGACGGATATCGAGGCTACGTTCCTCCCCGGACAGGATGCCCTCGATGACGGCGATCTTGACCACCGGAGAAGGATCCTGGGCCGGACCCTTCTTGGCATCGGGGGGCGCGGCCTGGTCCGGGGGGGTCTCGTCCGAGTAGGCGAACCGGACCAGTTGGATGTGCCCGGGGGTCTTGGCTGCGAGTTCGTTCAGGATGGATAGGAGGGCATAGCGTTCCGAAAAATCGAGGAGTTGTTTGCGCTCTGCCTGGACCTTTTGCGCCAGATCGAGCAGGATGGCCCGGTTCACCCTCGGAGTGCGGCGGTTCAGCTCGGCCTCGAGGCGGGCGATCTCTGAGTGCCGCTGTTCGATCACATGCTCCTGCCAGAACAGGAGGCCAAGCCCCAAGGCGACGGCAGCCAGAAAGACGGCGAAAATGGCCCGGTTAAGTAGGCTGATCCGGGCGGTTTTTTCTCTGTCGAGATGCGTTTCGAAGAGATTCGGGGTTTTCTGGGTCGGCATGGCGGCAGCGAGAACGGAGCTCGAACGACCGAATGCCCCGGGGTCGGCTGGGGGGGGCGTGCGCCATGTCAGCGCGCCTTGGAGGCGTTCCGGGTCGATAGGCTCGACCGGGATTCCAAGGTGCTCCTGAATGGTTCTCAGGAGGGGTTCGTAATGGGTAATCTCTCCGACGGTAAAAACCTTTTCCACCCGGTGGGTGCCGGTGCTCTGCGCAAAATGGCTGAAGCTCAGTTCGGCCTGGCGCACCAGGCGCTCGATAGGAGGGGTGACAATCCTCAGGATGTCCCCCGCCGCGAAGGGTGCCTCCGCGGGCCCTGATTCATGAGCATAGGGGGATGGGGTCAGCAGGGAAAGCATTCTCCGGCCGTGAGTCCTGCCGAACTCCAAGGCCTCCTCTCCCAGGGTGAGGCTGTCCTTGTCCCGCTCGAGGGAGAGGCGCGGGGCCGCAGTCCCCTCCTGGATGCCGCTTGCCATCAAGGCTTCGAAGAAGCTTTGCATGCCGGTCCGGACCGAGCGGGTGAAGACCAGTCGTTGGCTGGAAAAGATGCTGATGCAGGAGCCTGCCTCCCCGACATGCAGCAGGCCGAGGAGACCGCCGGCCTCTTCGGCCGGCATGATCTGGATCATGTTCTGGAGGGCGAAGGGAGGCAGGGTCACCCCGTCCAGAGGGAACCCGGCCCGCGAAAAGCGGGCCTTGAGGCTGTTGACTTCGCTCCGGGGCAGCGTGTAGGCGAGGACCTCGGTCTTCGGAATGCCTCCTTCCGCTGTTTGGCCGAGGATCTCGTAATCGAAAAGGGTCTCGCGGTCATCGAAGCTCACGACCTTCCGCAGGCCCCAATAAACGGCCTGGGTCAGGCGTCTGCGGGTCAGACGCGGCACCTGCAGACGGCGGATGTCGCAGGTGCTGGGTTCAAGAAGGGCCCAAATGGACACCCGCCGCTCGCTGCCGCAGAAGGCGTTCAAAGTCTCCCGCAGCCGGCGCTGGGCGGCGGCGCCTGTCGGGTCTTTCGCCCCGGTTTCGAGCGCTGTCTCGAGATAGTCGAGGACCTCCCACGAGCCTGGGATGCCGCTCTTGAGCTTTCGGAGCTTAAAGAGCCGGAGGTGGGTGTGCGTCATCTCGACGCCGACGAAGAGCCGCTTTTTGGCGGGCAGAAGGCCCTTGAAGAAGGAGGAAGGGCGGGGGCGCCCAGACGACGGCCTGCCCTCATAAGAGGGAGCCTGGCTGATATCCGTTTCCGTGCGGGCAGAGGTTGACTCTGCCTGGGGGGACAACGGGGTGTCTTTGCCTCCCAAAAGGACCTCCGGATGGTTTCGTTTGTAAGTATGAGATTTGAACATGAAGACAAGAGCGAAGCTATACTAGAGAAAACTGCGGATTATGTAAAGTGAAAAACCCCGTTGATGCGCCTTTCTGCGAAAAAAAGCGGTATTCTGTCCTACACCGGTCGATATGTTCAAGATTCTTGTTAATGGGTTTTTCAGTTTGGTGCAGATAAATCGATGAAAGGGGGTGGGATTTTCGAGATGAACTCTAAACATTTTGAAGGGAAAAGTCATTTCTCGATATTTGAACGAGATTCATAATCATTCGTTTGCCTTAGGTTCAGGCCGGCGCGCGCCTTGGCAAGATTTTCGCTCGCCGTGACATAGAATGTTGGGCTTGTCTCGATGGCTTGTTCGAAGGCATGCATGGCCTTTTCATAATCACCCTTTTCAAGGTGGACGCAGCCGAGATTATTCCAGGCCTGGGCTTCGCCACCGGCCTTTTTGAAGGCCTGGAGGGCCTCCTCCTCGTTTCCCGCCCTTGCCAATGCCACGCCGAGGTTGTTGTAAACCCGGTCATGGGCATACCCGTTTTCTATCGCCGCATAAAAGCAAAGGACGGCCTTGTCGAGGAGCCCCATCCGCAGGTAGGACACCCCCAGGTTGTTGTAGGTGGATCCTTCGCCGGGTTGCAGGCCAATGGCCTTCTCGTAGAAGGCGACCGCCTCGGGAAACCGTTTCTGCCGGTCGCGAAGGAGCCCCAAGTAAGCGTATGCCTTCCAGCGCTTGGGGTCGAGTTCGACGGCCTTTTCCAGATGCCCTTCGGCCTCGGCGTATTTTCCCGTACGGTACAGGGCCTGCCCCATCCCCTCTTGGGCCGGGGCATGGTCGGGGTCGAATCGGAGGACCTTTTGAAACTCCTTCAGGGCCTCCTCGTCGTTTCCCGCCAGGAGAAAAGCGAGGCCCTTCTTGTAAAGCAGCCGCGGGTTCGATCCATCGGAGGCAAGGGCCTTTTCATATTGAAGGAAGGCCAGATAGAAATCCCCTTGCGCGATATGGGCGTCGCCCAAACGTTCATAATCCGCCGGGGTGAGGTCCGGCAGGACCGGTTCGGAGCGGTCGGTGGCAGCGGCTGCAGCCTGGCTGCGCGCCATGAGCTCCGACCGGAAATCCTGCTTCCGCGCGCCACAACCGGCCAGGATGACGGCCGCCGCGAGAGCGAGCCACACGGAACAGACCACCCGGAAGCGGCGGGATCGAGTCTGCACAGGGGATGTCCTGGGGGTTTCTTGCGTCATCGCCTCATCGGTTCAGAAATATTTCAAAGACACGGATCATGGCCGGGGCGGCCAGAACCACGAAAAGCGCCGGAAAGATGAACAGGATGCAGGGAATCGTCAGCTTTACCGAAAGCTTGCCGGCGATCTCCTCGGCCTTCTGAAAGCGTTTGCTGCGAAACGAATCGGAAAAGACGCGCAGGCTCCGGCTGACGCTGGTGCCGAACTGTTCAGTCTGGTTCAGAACCGTAACGAGGCTTTCGACATCGTCGAGGGCAGTTCTCACGGCGAGGGATTTAAGGGCTTCTTTGCGGGATTTTCCCGCCCGCATCTCGAGCGTGACGAGAGTCAGTTCTTTGCTCAGTTCGGGATGGGCCAGCTTGAGTTCCTGGGCCACGTGGCCGATCGCGGCGTTCAGTCCCATGCCGGCCTCCACACAGATGACCAGCAGATCGATGGCGTCCGGGAGCCCTTTGAAGATGGTGGTTCTCCGCTTGGAGAAACGGTTCTGGACCCAGAGGTTGGGAAGGTAAAACCCCGCGAAGGCGAGCGCAAGGCCGATATAGAGGGTGGCCATAGGGCTCATCATTTTGAAGAGGAGCAGGCGCGCCAAAAGGAAGAGGAGGGGCGCGCCGATGCCGAGCAGGGTTTTCGCCCCCCAGAATGAGGCCAGCACGTGTTCACCGTAAAGGCCTGCGCGGGCGAACATGATCCTGGAGGCGGAGGCATCCACGGATTTATCCGATGCGGCCTTGCTTCCGAGGGCCTTCAAGAAAGTGAAAAAGGGGTTTTCTCTGGAATCCCGCTTTTCGGGCGGGGCATCCGGGACGGGCTCGGGGGTTGTTTCCAGTTCTCTGATCTTCCGAATCAGCCTCTGCCTCCGCTGCCGATTCCGCGCGGAGTGATACGAAAGGCTGAGCAGGACGATAGTCACCAGAAAGGCGAAGAGCGCAAGCATGATCGGTGGCTGGAACAAACGTGAAATCTGTCCGAGGATTTCCACCGGCTACACCTCGATCCTGATCATTCGGCGGATGACAAGGATGCCCAGGAACATCATCAAAACCGCGATGCCGAGAAAGAGCTTGCCCAAAGGCTCGGTCAGAAGAATGTCGATATAGTCGGGGTTGATGAAAAACAGCGCGACGGCCACCAGGCAGGGAATGGCGACCAGCACCATGGCCGTGGTCTTCCCTTCGGCCGAGATGGCGCGCACCTTGCCGCGGAATTTGAATCTCTGCCGGATGATGTCTGCAAGGTTCTCCATGACCTCCGCCAGATTCCCGCCGGTCTCGCGCTGGAGGATCACAACGGTCACGAAAAGGGACAGGTCGGGGTTGTCCACCCGCGCGGCCAGATTCTTCAGTGCCTGTGTCACGCTCGGCCCGAAATTGATCTCATCGAGGGTCTGATCGAATTCGGGCCCCAGAGGATCATTGAATTCGTCGGCCACGATCTTCATGCCGCCGGTCAACGCGTGTCCGGCCCTGAGCGAGCGGGCAATGAGGTCCAGGGCATCCGGCAGCTGGCGTTCGAACTTGGCCATCTGCTGCTTGTGCCTGAACTTCAAATAGTAAAAAGGTGCGGTGGCCGCAAGCAAGGCGGTCAGCAAGCGCGCGGCCGGATGGGTGAAAAGCAATTTTCCGAACAGGAAGGTCGTCATGAAAAGCAGCAGGGACAGCAGAACGAAAAAACCAGGGGGGTAGGAGGCCCTTGCCTGAACGATCATCCGGTCGAGTTTCCGGATGCCGGGCATGAAGGCGAGTATCTTCTCCAGCAGGGGGACGCTGCTCAGCGCCCTGTTGCGCTCGATGTCGACGGTTTCCCTTCTTTGCTCGTAGGTCGAAAGGGCCTTGACTCTTTTTTTGGTCTTGACGGCATAGGGGTTTCTGAGTGTCCTGAGCGCATACAAGAGGAGCTCGAGAACGACCACCGTCACGAGGAAGATGAGAATGCCGACAGCCAGGAGCTTCATGGGCGCGCTTATCCCCTCAGACATCCAGAATGTTGGAGGGATCGAAGAGGTTCGGAGGCACTTTGACCCCTGCCACGGTGAACTTTTCCATGAAATGCGGCCTGATGCCGCTGAACTGGAACCGGCCTTTCACCCT harbors:
- a CDS encoding hypothetical protein (Evidence 5 : Unknown function), with amino-acid sequence MDRKAFDLIPGQSIRYLILCGAGVALLFLLAVYPSHEALRKAEAHIAGLEAEIAEQDTLGPLFQNLLKELREIGDPPFPLPEPSPLALEELEGLMVQIDAIARGHGMEMQTIRPEPGSPGTGERMPLSLRFLGGWSNLRDFLIQIYALGCVEKIEQLQILSAGKEKLFNLTLVILTKTQKVEG
- a CDS encoding hypothetical protein (Evidence 5 : Unknown function), yielding MTQETPRTSPVQTRSRRFRVVCSVWLALAAAVILAGCGARKQDFRSELMARSQAAAAATDRSEPVLPDLTPADYERLGDAHIAQGDFYLAFLQYEKALASDGSNPRLLYKKGLAFLLAGNDEEALKEFQKVLRFDPDHAPAQEGMGQALYRTGKYAEAEGHLEKAVELDPKRWKAYAYLGLLRDRQKRFPEAVAFYEKAIGLQPGEGSTYNNLGVSYLRMGLLDKAVLCFYAAIENGYAHDRVYNNLGVALARAGNEEEALQAFKKAGGEAQAWNNLGCVHLEKGDYEKAMHAFEQAIETSPTFYVTASENLAKARAGLNLRQTNDYESRSNIEK
- a CDS encoding conserved hypothetical protein (Evidence 4 : Unknown function but conserved in other organisms): MAKREITLVIIMALVLAYGAYEIFFSGGKAASPRGAPPAEANVDLNAFVTDMAKNLRKSPEQEKVQQIAKTATLEWAPDPFWDQDYALQTFLHKEEAAGSESAEDLGLMYSGFVELGDTRLAIIDDFEYQKGEWIDPGDYRLEEIHRTSVVLVRKTDGQRFVLQLEE
- a CDS encoding hypothetical protein (Evidence 5 : Unknown function); this encodes MFKSHTYKRNHPEVLLGGKDTPLSPQAESTSARTETDISQAPSYEGRPSSGRPRPSSFFKGLLPAKKRLFVGVEMTHTHLRLFKLRKLKSGIPGSWEVLDYLETALETGAKDPTGAAAQRRLRETLNAFCGSERRVSIWALLEPSTCDIRRLQVPRLTRRRLTQAVYWGLRKVVSFDDRETLFDYEILGQTAEGGIPKTEVLAYTLPRSEVNSLKARFSRAGFPLDGVTLPPFALQNMIQIMPAEEAGGLLGLLHVGEAGSCISIFSSQRLVFTRSVRTGMQSFFEALMASGIQEGTAAPRLSLERDKDSLTLGEEALEFGRTHGRRMLSLLTPSPYAHESGPAEAPFAAGDILRIVTPPIERLVRQAELSFSHFAQSTGTHRVEKVFTVGEITHYEPLLRTIQEHLGIPVEPIDPERLQGALTWRTPPPADPGAFGRSSSVLAAAMPTQKTPNLFETHLDREKTARISLLNRAIFAVFLAAVALGLGLLFWQEHVIEQRHSEIARLEAELNRRTPRVNRAILLDLAQKVQAERKQLLDFSERYALLSILNELAAKTPGHIQLVRFAYSDETPPDQAAPPDAKKGPAQDPSPVVKIAVIEGILSGEERSLDIRLSAYLAALETSPLFGNPVVEKQTRRFVDSGAEQTHFVLRMTVYGPKSL
- a CDS encoding Type II secretion system protein; amino-acid sequence: MEILGQISRLFQPPIMLALFAFLVTIVLLSLSYHSARNRQRRQRLIRKIRELETTPEPVPDAPPEKRDSRENPFFTFLKALGSKAASDKSVDASASRIMFARAGLYGEHVLASFWGAKTLLGIGAPLLFLLARLLLFKMMSPMATLYIGLALAFAGFYLPNLWVQNRFSKRRTTIFKGLPDAIDLLVICVEAGMGLNAAIGHVAQELKLAHPELSKELTLVTLEMRAGKSRKEALKSLAVRTALDDVESLVTVLNQTEQFGTSVSRSLRVFSDSFRSKRFQKAEEIAGKLSVKLTIPCILFIFPALFVVLAAPAMIRVFEIFLNR
- a CDS encoding Type II secretion system protein translates to MKLLAVGILIFLVTVVVLELLLYALRTLRNPYAVKTKKRVKALSTYEQRRETVDIERNRALSSVPLLEKILAFMPGIRKLDRMIVQARASYPPGFFVLLSLLLFMTTFLFGKLLFTHPAARLLTALLAATAPFYYLKFRHKQQMAKFERQLPDALDLIARSLRAGHALTGGMKIVADEFNDPLGPEFDQTLDEINFGPSVTQALKNLAARVDNPDLSLFVTVVILQRETGGNLAEVMENLADIIRQRFKFRGKVRAISAEGKTTAMVLVAIPCLVAVALFFINPDYIDILLTEPLGKLFLGIAVLMMFLGILVIRRMIRIEV